The proteins below are encoded in one region of Verrucomicrobiia bacterium:
- a CDS encoding TRAM domain-containing protein, whose translation MPELKIEKLVYGGDGMGFLEGKVCFVEGALPGEKVAVEIFQDKKNFSRGRLVSILEPSPARRAPECPYVASCGGCQYQHLAYEEELRWKENQVRDYFARELKTDPGRVKAIRHAAKPYGYRNSVTLHAARGGVPGFFGRDNESVVPVAECLIADPALAPVFSRSIPQGEKNLSFRLSGAGEILSSADDRLFQVSLLGESFWTHSRSFFQNNLAVTEQLLTQARAWVDEAGPDTFMDLYAGSGLFALMAAPGVKSLVCAEENPYSLQALEKNLEGRPASVVLAEGRVESFLHELWEKEAKGKTFVFLDPPRQGLAPEAADFFAHDFDGEALVYLSCHMGTLLRDLKKFQANPAYELKEVVPFDMFPRTKHIEVAAFFRRRKES comes from the coding sequence GTGCCGGAACTTAAGATCGAGAAACTCGTCTACGGCGGCGACGGCATGGGCTTTCTCGAAGGCAAGGTCTGCTTCGTGGAAGGCGCGCTTCCCGGCGAAAAAGTCGCGGTCGAAATCTTCCAGGATAAAAAGAATTTTTCCCGCGGACGGCTTGTCTCGATTCTCGAACCGTCGCCCGCGCGCCGGGCGCCCGAGTGTCCGTATGTCGCGTCCTGCGGCGGCTGCCAGTACCAGCATCTCGCTTATGAAGAAGAACTGCGCTGGAAGGAAAATCAGGTCCGCGACTATTTTGCCCGCGAGCTCAAAACCGATCCCGGGCGGGTCAAGGCCATCCGCCATGCCGCGAAACCTTACGGCTACCGGAACAGCGTCACGCTCCATGCGGCCCGCGGCGGCGTTCCCGGTTTTTTCGGCCGCGATAATGAGAGTGTGGTTCCCGTCGCCGAGTGCCTGATCGCGGATCCCGCCCTTGCGCCGGTGTTTTCCCGCAGCATTCCCCAAGGGGAAAAGAATCTCAGCTTCCGCCTTTCCGGCGCCGGGGAAATTCTCTCCAGCGCCGACGACCGCCTTTTCCAAGTGAGCCTTTTGGGCGAATCTTTCTGGACGCATTCGCGGAGCTTTTTCCAAAATAACCTGGCCGTCACGGAGCAGCTCCTCACGCAGGCCCGCGCGTGGGTGGACGAAGCGGGCCCCGATACTTTCATGGATCTTTACGCGGGTTCCGGCCTTTTTGCCCTGATGGCCGCGCCGGGCGTGAAGTCCCTTGTGTGCGCGGAAGAAAATCCTTATAGTCTTCAGGCGCTCGAGAAAAATCTGGAGGGGCGCCCCGCTTCCGTCGTTTTGGCCGAGGGCCGGGTCGAGTCGTTTTTGCATGAGCTCTGGGAAAAAGAAGCGAAGGGGAAGACTTTTGTCTTTCTCGACCCGCCGCGCCAGGGGCTGGCGCCGGAAGCCGCGGATTTTTTTGCGCACGACTTCGACGGCGAGGCGCTCGTTTACCTGTCCTGCCACATGGGCACGCTTCTCAGGGACTTGAAGAAGTTCCAGGCTAATCCCGCTTATGAATTGAAAGAAGTCGTTCCGTTCGACATGTTTCCGAGGACCAAGCACATCGAAGTCGCGGCTTTTTTCCGCCGCCGAAAGGAGTCTTAA
- a CDS encoding HIT family protein, with protein MPTIFTKIINGEIPCHKIAESADYLAFLDLKPIHAGHTLVIPKKEVDYIFDMDDAALGGLVAFAKKVAHAVKKEISCKKIGVMVAGLEVPHAHIHLVPIHGVGDLNFAKAQPASQEDLAAVAEKIRRHWKG; from the coding sequence ATGCCTACGATTTTCACGAAGATCATCAACGGGGAAATTCCCTGCCACAAGATTGCCGAAAGCGCCGATTACCTGGCGTTCCTCGATTTGAAGCCGATCCATGCCGGCCACACGCTCGTCATTCCGAAGAAAGAAGTGGATTACATCTTCGACATGGACGACGCCGCGCTCGGCGGGCTGGTAGCCTTTGCCAAAAAGGTGGCGCATGCGGTTAAAAAGGAAATCTCCTGCAAAAAAATAGGCGTGATGGTCGCGGGGCTTGAAGTGCCCCACGCTCATATCCACCTCGTTCCCATCCACGGCGTCGGCGACCTGAATTTCGCGAAAGCGCAGCCCGCTTCCCAGGAAGACCTCGCCGCCGTCGCGGAAAAAATCCGACGCCACTGGAAAGGCTGA
- a CDS encoding diguanylate cyclase: protein MADEEISSDSLRKEIVTLRNQINNLKFELSKRDLKTAEKAKEDESLKGIREYAAWVVFATPAVLCVLAPDGTTRFINPFCETFTGYRADEMLGKNWWRLFFQGDDFAQIGKLLRALDKGDVRDYELTITTKGAQKRTLAHHSINRYDETGKLKEIILVGIDVSARKRVESQLERSEEKFRTLISNIPCAVYRCIPNEEKWTMIHMSDYVEKIAGYSSWDFIENRTMPYFEIIHPEDRDHVKRSIKTGMENRQPFIVEYRIKHKDGTIRWVYEKGQGYFGRENKLQWLDGVLFDITDRKEMERKLAETLEKVKNLSLTDELTQLYNRRGFITHAEQQIRVSDRKKRPISILFADLDGMKEINDQLGHKMGDQALIETAAILNNTFRKADVIARLGGDEFAVLAVETNEETAVVMSDRLQKNIREFNEQTGLPFKLAISTGISTYDPENPCSLEKLLERADDEMYKMKRINKGLDRDSPAA from the coding sequence ATGGCAGACGAAGAAATTTCCTCCGATTCACTGCGCAAAGAGATCGTCACTCTCCGCAATCAGATCAACAACCTCAAGTTCGAGCTCAGCAAGCGCGACCTGAAAACCGCGGAAAAAGCCAAGGAAGACGAGTCTCTGAAAGGCATCCGCGAATATGCGGCCTGGGTCGTGTTCGCGACGCCCGCCGTCCTTTGCGTGCTCGCGCCTGACGGCACGACGCGCTTCATCAATCCGTTCTGTGAGACTTTCACCGGTTACCGCGCCGACGAAATGCTCGGCAAAAACTGGTGGCGGCTGTTTTTTCAGGGCGACGATTTCGCCCAGATCGGCAAGCTGCTGCGCGCGCTGGATAAGGGCGACGTGCGCGACTACGAACTCACGATCACGACCAAGGGCGCGCAGAAACGCACGCTCGCGCACCACTCCATCAACCGCTACGACGAAACGGGAAAGCTCAAGGAAATCATCCTCGTCGGCATCGACGTCAGCGCCCGCAAGCGCGTGGAAAGCCAGCTGGAACGCAGCGAAGAAAAATTCCGCACGCTCATTTCCAACATCCCTTGCGCCGTGTACCGCTGCATCCCCAACGAAGAAAAGTGGACCATGATCCACATGAGCGATTACGTCGAAAAGATCGCGGGTTATTCTTCGTGGGACTTCATCGAGAACAGGACGATGCCTTATTTCGAAATCATCCATCCCGAGGACCGCGACCACGTGAAGCGTTCGATCAAGACCGGCATGGAAAACCGCCAGCCGTTCATCGTCGAATACCGCATCAAGCACAAGGACGGGACGATCCGCTGGGTCTACGAAAAAGGCCAGGGCTATTTCGGCAGGGAGAACAAGCTGCAATGGCTGGACGGCGTGCTGTTCGACATCACCGACCGCAAGGAGATGGAACGCAAACTCGCGGAAACACTCGAGAAGGTCAAAAACCTCTCGCTCACCGACGAATTGACGCAGCTTTACAACCGCCGCGGCTTCATCACGCACGCCGAGCAGCAGATCAGGGTTTCCGACCGCAAGAAGCGGCCGATCTCCATCCTGTTCGCGGACCTGGACGGCATGAAGGAGATCAACGACCAGCTCGGCCACAAGATGGGCGACCAGGCGCTGATCGAAACGGCTGCGATCCTGAACAACACGTTCCGCAAGGCCGACGTGATCGCGCGGCTCGGCGGCGACGAGTTCGCGGTGCTGGCCGTCGAGACGAACGAGGAAACGGCTGTCGTCATGAGCGACCGCCTGCAGAAAAATATCCGCGAATTCAACGAGCAGACCGGACTTCCATTTAAGCTGGCGATCAGTACGGGTATTTCGACTTACGATCCGGAAAATCCGTGCTCACTGGAAAAACTCCTGGAACGCGCCGACGACGAGATGTACAAGATGAAGCGCATCAACAAAGGTTTGGACCGCGACTCACCGGCCGCGTAA
- a CDS encoding YhjD/YihY/BrkB family envelope integrity protein, which yields MIARLLNYLNHDLWRVRARTLPRRRSLVVRTLRILMLSFKEFNGDQCSLRASALTFYSFLSIVPLFAMAFGIAKGFGLEQVLQTRLLEEMKGQEEAMNRIIQFSQVMLQNTQGGVIAGIGVILLFWTVMKVLTNVEDAFNHIWRVQKGRSWGRKFSDYLSFMLIYPIFLILASSLTIYVVSQLSELTRELSFLGRIGPVVLGTLQFLPYLVHCGLLTYLYIFMPNTRIPFSSGLLGGMVGGITYQVVQKIYIYFQIEVAKLGAIYGSFAALPLFLLWLQMSWIIILFGAEISFSHQYEEAYEFSEDADRASPALRRLLSLWVTAYCVKGFQAGRGPVGFNELWEKLDIPVRLLRPLLSQLAGAGILVELADEHGTVNAYQPARDIGQMSVSSVLEALDNRGDYNFPMEKHGDLGQLKAILGSFSETIQKSPRNILLKDLDDTGNVPLTPPVRA from the coding sequence ATGATCGCAAGACTACTGAACTACCTGAACCATGACCTCTGGCGAGTGCGCGCACGCACGCTGCCGCGCCGGCGGTCTTTGGTCGTCCGCACCCTGCGCATCCTCATGCTGTCCTTCAAGGAATTCAACGGCGACCAATGCTCGCTCCGGGCTTCCGCGCTGACGTTTTATTCTTTCCTGTCCATCGTGCCTCTGTTTGCCATGGCTTTCGGCATCGCCAAGGGGTTCGGACTCGAACAAGTCCTGCAGACCCGGCTCCTGGAGGAGATGAAAGGCCAGGAAGAAGCCATGAACCGCATCATCCAGTTTTCGCAGGTGATGCTGCAGAACACCCAGGGCGGCGTCATCGCGGGCATCGGCGTCATCCTTCTCTTTTGGACCGTGATGAAGGTGCTGACCAACGTCGAGGACGCGTTCAATCACATCTGGAGGGTGCAGAAAGGCCGGAGCTGGGGCCGCAAGTTCTCGGATTACCTGTCCTTCATGCTGATCTACCCGATTTTTCTGATCCTGGCGAGCAGCCTCACGATTTACGTGGTGAGCCAGCTTTCCGAGCTGACGCGCGAATTGTCCTTCCTGGGCCGGATCGGGCCTGTCGTCCTGGGGACGCTGCAATTTCTGCCGTACCTCGTGCATTGCGGGCTCCTGACATATCTGTATATCTTCATGCCCAACACGCGCATCCCATTTTCCTCCGGGCTGCTGGGCGGGATGGTCGGCGGCATCACCTACCAGGTCGTGCAGAAGATCTATATCTATTTCCAGATCGAAGTGGCCAAGCTGGGCGCGATCTACGGCAGCTTTGCCGCGCTGCCCCTTTTCCTGCTGTGGCTGCAGATGAGCTGGATCATCATCCTGTTCGGGGCCGAGATCTCGTTTTCCCATCAGTACGAAGAAGCCTACGAATTCAGCGAAGACGCGGACCGGGCCAGTCCGGCGCTGCGAAGGCTGCTGTCCTTGTGGGTCACGGCTTACTGCGTGAAGGGGTTCCAGGCGGGAAGGGGGCCCGTGGGATTCAACGAGCTCTGGGAAAAACTCGACATTCCTGTCCGGCTTTTGAGGCCGCTTCTGTCGCAGCTCGCGGGCGCCGGCATCCTGGTCGAGCTGGCCGACGAACACGGAACGGTCAATGCGTATCAACCCGCCCGGGACATCGGCCAGATGTCGGTGAGTTCGGTCCTCGAAGCGCTGGACAACCGCGGCGATTATAATTTCCCGATGGAAAAGCACGGGGATCTCGGCCAGCTGAAAGCCATCCTGGGCTCGTTTTCCGAAACGATCCAGAAATCGCCCCGCAATATCCTTCTCAAAGACCTCGACGACACGGGAAACGTGCCGCTGACCCCGCCCGTCCGCGCCTGA
- a CDS encoding heparan-alpha-glucosaminide N-acetyltransferase domain-containing protein has product MPSRDKTVDILRGIAMAVMVEANMAGPLLNEPHPSGLRLLGTLAAPLFVFLAGMSVQITASRYSLSHYLRRGLELIAAGALIDLAIWKILPFTSYDVLYLIGLSLPLVFLAGKLKPSWRGALIVGIFFAGTALRKFWGYSPEALEVLLGKGAAFPPARAVLKSGLADGWFPVFPWMGFALLGFQMGEWCESTRSFSRAVPHLIRLSLAAGAAAVYFYPSPALTREGYSELFYPPTLGFCLLSAGGLLLLYRLIKKIEGLAPCEPLALFGKNSFFVYVLHLVVIEYALVPFFGREPLPVFLGLYAGMMGLLAIAAVLKAKVQASSWGKASP; this is encoded by the coding sequence ATGCCTTCCCGGGACAAAACCGTCGACATCCTCCGCGGTATCGCGATGGCCGTCATGGTGGAGGCGAACATGGCCGGGCCGCTTCTCAATGAGCCTCATCCGTCCGGCCTCCGGCTGCTGGGCACTCTGGCCGCGCCCCTTTTTGTTTTTCTTGCGGGCATGAGCGTGCAAATCACGGCGTCCCGGTATTCTCTTTCCCATTATCTCCGCAGGGGACTCGAGCTGATCGCAGCCGGCGCCCTGATCGACCTCGCGATATGGAAGATCCTGCCTTTCACGAGTTATGACGTCCTCTACCTGATCGGCCTTTCGCTGCCGCTTGTTTTTCTCGCGGGAAAGTTGAAGCCGTCATGGCGGGGGGCCCTGATTGTGGGGATTTTTTTCGCGGGGACCGCGCTCCGTAAGTTCTGGGGCTATTCGCCGGAGGCATTGGAAGTGCTTCTGGGAAAGGGGGCGGCCTTTCCGCCCGCGCGCGCGGTGCTCAAAAGCGGGCTTGCCGACGGCTGGTTCCCGGTTTTCCCGTGGATGGGTTTCGCGCTGCTGGGATTTCAAATGGGGGAATGGTGTGAGTCGACGCGGAGCTTCTCGAGAGCCGTGCCTCATCTCATCCGGCTGAGTCTTGCGGCCGGCGCGGCCGCGGTTTATTTTTATCCGTCTCCCGCGCTCACGCGCGAAGGCTACAGCGAACTCTTTTATCCTCCCACGCTGGGCTTTTGCCTGCTGTCGGCGGGCGGACTTTTGCTGCTTTACCGCCTGATCAAAAAGATCGAAGGCCTTGCGCCCTGCGAGCCGCTGGCCCTGTTCGGGAAAAATTCTTTTTTCGTGTACGTCCTGCACCTGGTCGTCATCGAATACGCGCTGGTGCCGTTTTTCGGCCGGGAGCCGCTGCCGGTTTTTCTGGGACTCTATGCGGGGATGATGGGGCTTCTCGCGATTGCCGCCGTGCTCAAGGCGAAGGTTCAGGCCTCGAGCTGGGGAAAGGCGTCGCCGTAG
- a CDS encoding PQQ-dependent sugar dehydrogenase: MEKFRIAVLAMLLLTPAAHAEEKVTAVPAFPHLSFEQPVDLQAPGDGSGRLFVVEQNGTIRVFANDPEVRESAVFLDIHERIAQEHSEEGLLGLAFHPDFKTNGFFYVNYTAPDPLRTVIARYSVSAQDPQKADPASEKVVLEFLQPYANHNGGQIAFGPDGFLYIAAGDGGSGGDPHGNGQSRGTLLGKILRIDVNREEKGLAYAIPGDNPYAGNHEGLREEIFAYGLRNPWRFSFDSQGRLWAGDVGQDRIEEIDRIEKGKNYGWNVMEGSLCFSPDEGCPREGLELPVAEYGRDKGQCVTGGHVYEGEAVPYLKGRYVYADFLSNRVWALREKPDGGFEPEELMQTSFHTASFGVDEKKELYFCAFDGQIYRLEAAGKA, encoded by the coding sequence ATGGAAAAATTCCGGATCGCGGTTCTTGCGATGCTGCTCCTTACTCCCGCGGCGCATGCGGAGGAAAAGGTGACGGCCGTTCCCGCCTTCCCGCATCTTTCTTTTGAGCAGCCCGTGGACCTTCAAGCGCCCGGCGACGGCTCCGGACGCCTCTTCGTCGTCGAACAGAACGGGACGATCCGGGTCTTTGCCAATGATCCCGAGGTCCGGGAAAGCGCGGTTTTCCTGGATATTCACGAACGCATCGCGCAGGAGCACAGCGAAGAAGGCTTGCTGGGTCTGGCCTTTCATCCGGATTTCAAGACCAACGGTTTTTTTTACGTGAATTACACCGCGCCCGATCCTCTCAGGACCGTGATCGCGCGCTACAGCGTCAGTGCGCAGGACCCTCAGAAGGCCGACCCCGCGAGTGAAAAAGTCGTTCTCGAGTTTCTCCAGCCGTACGCCAATCACAACGGCGGGCAGATCGCCTTCGGGCCGGACGGTTTCCTGTACATTGCCGCCGGGGACGGCGGTTCCGGCGGCGACCCGCACGGCAACGGCCAAAGCCGGGGCACGCTGCTGGGCAAGATCCTGCGGATCGACGTGAACCGAGAGGAAAAGGGGCTGGCATACGCCATCCCTGGGGACAATCCTTACGCCGGCAATCATGAAGGCCTGCGCGAAGAAATCTTCGCGTACGGGCTTCGCAATCCCTGGCGGTTCAGCTTTGATTCCCAGGGGCGGTTATGGGCGGGGGACGTGGGACAGGACCGGATCGAGGAAATCGACCGGATCGAGAAAGGAAAAAATTACGGCTGGAATGTGATGGAGGGAAGCCTTTGTTTTTCCCCGGACGAAGGGTGCCCGCGCGAAGGCTTGGAACTTCCGGTGGCGGAATATGGACGGGACAAGGGCCAGTGCGTGACCGGAGGCCACGTTTACGAAGGTGAGGCTGTTCCTTATCTCAAAGGCCGCTATGTGTACGCGGATTTTCTCAGCAACCGCGTCTGGGCGCTCCGGGAAAAGCCGGACGGCGGCTTTGAGCCCGAAGAGCTGATGCAGACTTCTTTTCATACGGCCTCGTTCGGGGTGGACGAGAAGAAAGAACTGTATTTCTGCGCCTTTGACGGGCAGATCTACCGGCTTGAAGCCGCGGGAAAAGCCTGA
- a CDS encoding SIMPL domain-containing protein (The SIMPL domain is named for its presence in mouse protein SIMPL (signalling molecule that associates with mouse pelle-like kinase). Bacterial member BP26, from Brucella, was shown to assemble into a channel-like structure, while YggE from E. coli has been associated with resistance to oxidative stress.), with translation METKNTLNHSQIIILGLCLFAASVLSTVILSRTLVQIKKFSQEVITVTGSAETQIVSDDAVWRCEFWRRDPAMTQAFALVRGDLKEVQEYLLSKGVKPEEITVEQASTSTIYRKNEKGNDTNDIEGYQILQSLAVRSRGVGKIAELSRISTELIDKGIQFTSLQPEYFYTGLAGLKLEMLARATENARERAENMAQATGNKIGFMRSAKMGVFQITPVTSYEISDWGTNDTSSLEKKVTAVVNVSFAIAS, from the coding sequence ATGGAAACGAAAAACACCCTCAATCACTCCCAAATCATCATCCTCGGACTCTGCCTCTTCGCGGCCTCGGTGCTTTCCACCGTGATCCTGTCGCGAACGCTGGTCCAGATCAAGAAATTCAGCCAGGAAGTCATTACCGTGACCGGCTCGGCCGAGACCCAGATCGTTTCCGACGACGCGGTGTGGCGCTGCGAGTTCTGGAGAAGGGACCCGGCCATGACCCAGGCCTTTGCGCTTGTCCGCGGCGATTTGAAAGAGGTTCAGGAGTACCTGCTTTCGAAAGGCGTGAAGCCCGAGGAAATCACCGTGGAGCAGGCGTCCACGTCCACGATTTACCGGAAAAACGAGAAGGGGAACGACACCAACGACATCGAGGGCTACCAGATCCTTCAGTCCTTGGCCGTGAGAAGCCGCGGCGTGGGCAAAATCGCCGAGCTTTCCCGGATTTCCACGGAACTGATCGACAAGGGAATCCAGTTCACGTCGCTGCAGCCGGAATACTTTTATACGGGACTGGCCGGACTGAAGCTGGAAATGCTGGCCCGGGCAACGGAAAACGCCAGGGAGCGGGCGGAGAACATGGCTCAGGCCACGGGGAACAAGATTGGGTTCATGAGGTCGGCCAAAATGGGCGTTTTTCAGATCACGCCCGTGACTTCTTACGAGATTTCAGACTGGGGGACCAACGACACTTCTTCTTTGGAGAAGAAGGTGACAGCCGTCGTGAACGTCAGCTTTGCGATCGCGAGTTAG
- a CDS encoding SPOR domain-containing protein: MTCLQICSLFAACALWIRIGIGTIENCALLRLPIVPVVSHQPLGKIQHGYLKATLPTQYFIKIQARNIEETIALLAPKTPKAAPAVKVEMKTEAPKPQVETAEPERRSEPIAVEPAENPYTIQLVTYMSEARAMQEVEALKGKGCGAFIIPSGSYYQVCINHFAEKPQAHEEMLKLQNQGVLDVYQGAYVRQIHR; this comes from the coding sequence GTGACGTGTCTCCAAATTTGCTCCCTCTTCGCCGCGTGCGCGCTCTGGATCCGCATCGGGATCGGCACCATCGAAAATTGCGCGCTTCTCCGGCTTCCCATCGTTCCCGTGGTTTCGCACCAGCCGCTCGGCAAGATCCAGCACGGTTACCTGAAGGCGACTCTGCCTACGCAGTATTTCATCAAGATCCAGGCGCGCAATATCGAGGAAACGATCGCGCTGCTGGCGCCGAAAACGCCCAAAGCCGCGCCTGCCGTGAAAGTCGAGATGAAAACCGAAGCGCCCAAGCCCCAGGTCGAGACTGCGGAACCCGAACGCAGGTCTGAGCCCATTGCGGTCGAACCCGCCGAAAATCCCTATACGATCCAGCTGGTCACGTACATGAGTGAGGCGCGCGCCATGCAGGAAGTGGAAGCCTTGAAAGGCAAAGGCTGCGGCGCTTTTATCATCCCCAGCGGGTCTTATTACCAGGTCTGCATCAATCACTTCGCGGAAAAGCCGCAGGCTCACGAAGAAATGCTCAAGCTGCAAAATCAGGGCGTTCTCGACGTCTACCAGGGCGCTTACGTGCGCCAAATCCACCGGTAA
- a CDS encoding glycosyltransferase family 39 protein yields METKKPAVTWFAAALWLLPALVLGAATTHNPDFMRECFLGGSFYCMALLVLGWTVVFKEWWDARRPDMRGFLREYGAGLLFCGALTAVIFVSVHSYFRVLSDEANLLSVSRSMTFQRSVHNVIQGKWTFYNLRPYEFIYEKRPFLFPYLQYWTHVFLGYRPSNPFVVNAACTLVLFCCLFVGLRKNLGDAAAYAGVLLAAAQPVLTQTATSAGIDMVFVMLITASLLTLQVFLDRPGPEIFALLWASLMLVANARYEGPMYAVLVFALLACMKKIRREWFGSSFVFAATPLMLLPTFWQRVFLKTDLEVPAGKQAFSLANFIENSMEFIRSQFRFDYFLPVANVVNILGFAAIVWLAVALARRKWPHDPAQRPFALIASSAAAAYAVVVYAHHSSFITDPAGARLMTFGCLVLSLLCLLFLLALFPGETGRAGVLLFSVGMFCLYHPVSVRNYFSNGLVLCREYRMVRDFLKDQWPRNYLVVTNVPGHYTALDRGAVKFTYANERRDELLTQFGKHLFSEIFVVQEVDVSGAVAQETLLDPAYKLEPVFESDHKMGVFIRISRVVNP; encoded by the coding sequence ATGGAAACTAAAAAACCAGCCGTGACCTGGTTTGCCGCCGCGCTGTGGCTTTTGCCCGCGCTTGTCCTGGGCGCCGCCACGACTCACAATCCGGATTTCATGCGCGAATGCTTCCTGGGCGGAAGCTTTTATTGCATGGCGCTGCTGGTTCTCGGCTGGACCGTCGTGTTCAAGGAATGGTGGGACGCGCGGAGGCCGGACATGCGCGGCTTTCTCCGCGAATACGGCGCGGGGCTTTTGTTCTGCGGCGCGCTGACCGCGGTCATCTTCGTCTCTGTGCATTCTTACTTCCGCGTGCTCAGCGACGAGGCCAATCTCCTGTCAGTCTCGCGGTCCATGACGTTCCAGAGAAGCGTCCACAATGTCATCCAGGGCAAATGGACCTTTTATAATTTGCGCCCCTACGAATTTATTTACGAAAAGAGGCCGTTTCTGTTTCCGTACCTGCAGTACTGGACGCACGTTTTCCTCGGCTACCGGCCCTCGAATCCCTTTGTCGTGAATGCCGCGTGCACACTCGTCCTTTTCTGCTGCCTGTTCGTGGGCCTGCGGAAAAATCTTGGGGATGCGGCCGCTTATGCCGGCGTCCTGCTCGCCGCGGCGCAGCCGGTCCTGACGCAGACCGCGACTTCCGCCGGCATCGACATGGTTTTCGTCATGCTGATCACGGCGTCGCTGCTCACGCTCCAGGTCTTCCTGGACCGTCCCGGCCCCGAGATTTTTGCGTTGCTGTGGGCGAGTCTCATGCTCGTCGCCAATGCGCGCTATGAAGGGCCGATGTATGCGGTCCTGGTCTTTGCGCTTCTCGCGTGCATGAAAAAAATCCGGCGCGAGTGGTTCGGCAGCTCTTTTGTTTTTGCCGCGACGCCGCTCATGCTGCTGCCGACGTTCTGGCAGCGGGTGTTCCTTAAGACGGACCTCGAAGTCCCGGCCGGCAAACAGGCGTTCTCGCTGGCGAACTTTATCGAGAACAGCATGGAATTCATCCGGTCCCAGTTCCGGTTCGACTACTTTCTGCCCGTCGCGAACGTCGTGAATATCCTCGGCTTCGCGGCAATCGTGTGGCTGGCAGTGGCGCTTGCGCGCCGGAAATGGCCGCATGATCCCGCGCAAAGGCCCTTTGCCTTGATCGCGTCTTCAGCCGCCGCGGCCTACGCCGTGGTCGTCTATGCCCATCACAGCAGCTTCATCACCGATCCCGCGGGCGCGCGCCTCATGACGTTCGGCTGCCTGGTGCTTTCTCTTCTTTGCCTGCTCTTTCTCCTGGCGCTTTTTCCGGGCGAGACAGGGCGCGCCGGCGTGCTGCTTTTTTCCGTGGGTATGTTCTGCCTGTATCATCCGGTGTCCGTGCGTAATTATTTTTCGAACGGCCTTGTCCTTTGCCGGGAATACCGCATGGTGCGCGATTTCCTGAAGGACCAGTGGCCGCGCAATTATCTCGTCGTGACGAACGTGCCCGGGCATTACACGGCGCTGGACCGGGGCGCGGTCAAATTCACGTATGCCAACGAACGCAGGGATGAGCTGCTCACGCAGTTCGGCAAGCATCTCTTCAGCGAGATCTTCGTGGTGCAGGAAGTCGACGTCTCGGGCGCGGTCGCGCAGGAAACCCTGCTGGATCCGGCTTACAAACTGGAACCCGTTTTCGAGTCCGATCACAAGATGGGTGTCTTTATCCGCATCTCGCGCGTGGTGAACCCATGA
- a CDS encoding DUF493 domain-containing protein — METDKNPFEGHELQFPLNCHFRIVAQNVPGIRESLEAVLRGLDIQSPLQEGQASAKGAYRTFNFDVEIESREAMNRIDSSLRQNPNVKMVL, encoded by the coding sequence ATGGAAACGGACAAAAATCCTTTTGAAGGCCATGAACTGCAATTCCCTCTGAACTGCCATTTCCGTATCGTGGCCCAGAACGTGCCCGGCATCCGCGAAAGCCTGGAAGCCGTTCTCCGGGGCCTGGACATACAGTCGCCGCTGCAGGAAGGCCAGGCCTCGGCCAAAGGCGCCTACCGCACTTTTAATTTCGACGTCGAGATCGAGTCGCGCGAAGCCATGAACCGCATCGACTCGAGCCTCCGCCAAAATCCCAACGTCAAGATGGTCCTCTAG